A single genomic interval of Musa acuminata AAA Group cultivar baxijiao chromosome BXJ3-4, Cavendish_Baxijiao_AAA, whole genome shotgun sequence harbors:
- the LOC135634579 gene encoding sec-independent protein translocase protein TATC, chloroplastic-like: MGSTILSLASHPQPSCCCRRRRLRPPNHWGDVARISVAPSFFWSSITSPKPSSRHRLICTALLQDDAPQGGQQQQQQQQDPLTQLPAGVGAAVEERPAENMSKDPLQSMKQDGEQNSVYNFLYPSKELLPDDKEMSIFDHLEELRERIFVSVLALGAAMLGCFVFSKDLIILLEEPVSSQGVRFLQLSPGEFFFTTLKVSGYCGLLLGSPVILYEIIAFVLPGLTKDERKFLGPIVLGSSVLFYAGIAFSYAVLTPAALNFFVNYAEGAVESLWSIDQYFEFVLVLMFSTGLSFQVPVIQLLLGQVGLVSGDQMLSIWRYVVVGAVIAAAILTPSTDPLTQMLLAGPLLGLYLGGAWMVKLIGR, translated from the exons atgggtaGCACGATTCTTTCGCTTGCATCCCATCCGCAACCCTCTTGCTGCTGTCGGCGACGCCGCCTCCGCCCACCAAACCACTGGGGCGATGTCGCGCGGATCAGCGTCGCGCCGTCCTTCTTCTGGAGCTCCATCACCTCTCCGAAGCCTTCCAGCAGGCATCGCCTCATCTGCACCGCCCTCCTCCAAGACGATGCCCCGCAAGGGgggcagcaacagcaacagcagcagcaggatCCGCTCACGCAGCTCCCCGCTGGCGTCGGCGCCGCGGTCGAAGAAAGGCCCG CTGAAAACATGAGTAAAGATCCATTGCAGAGTATGAAGCAGGATGGTGAGCAAAACTCTGTTTATAACTTTCTCTATCCCAGCAAAGAGCTTCTTCCAGATGATAAAGAAATGAGCATATTTGACCATTTAGAAGAGCTTCGCGAGAGAATTTTTGTCTCAGTTTTGGCTTTGGGAGCTGCTATGTTAGGCTGCTTTGTTTTTTCTAAGGATTTGATCATACTCCTTGAAGAGCCTGTTAGTTCACAAGGAGTTCGCTTTCTGCAGTTATCACCTGGAGAATTTTTCTTTACCACTCTAAAG GTATCTGGTTACTGTGGTCTTCTTCTGGGGAGTCCTGTCATTCTTTATGAGATCATAGCTTTTGTTCTTCCTGGTCTAACAAAGGATGAGAGGAAGTTCCTAGGACCCATTGTCTTGGGTTCCTCTGTCCTTTTCTATGCTGGCATTGCATTCTCCTATGCTGTTCTAACTCCTGCAGCCTTGAATTTCTTCGTGAACTATGCGGAAGGTGCCGTGGAGTCGTTGTGGTCCATCGATCAATACTTTGAGTTTGTTCTCGTTCTTATGTTCAGCACAGGACTGTCTTTTCAG GTTCCTGTTATCCAGCTTCTACTAGGGCAGGTTGGTCTGGTGTCCGGGGACCAAATGTTGTCGATCTGGAGATACGTCGTGGTTGGTGCCGTTATTGCCGCTGCCATTCTTACCCCATCGACCGATCCCCTGACGCAGATGCTACTGGCAGGGCCTCTGCTGGGTCTCTACTTGGGTGGTGCATGGATGGTCAAATTAATAGGTCGTTAA
- the LOC135636920 gene encoding uncharacterized protein LOC135636920 yields the protein MEEKYLDMVMVPLGLLLQATYHIWLFFTIVRHPNRTVIGVNAQVKHRWLRAMMTDPLGNGTLAVQTLRNDIMASTALATTAVTLASLISVFVSATTSTATSSLVYGNKSSVVRSIKYFALLLCFILAFLCNVQSVRYHTHAGFLMSQPVAGPVSPEHAARSLDRGSLFWSLGLRAFYVSFTLFLWVFGPIPMLASSVVMCCLLFFLDTTTELPRAFHVSSFTVEEDVKEEV from the exons ATGGAGGAGAAATATTTGGACATGGTGATGGTTCCGCTGGGTCTCCTGCTGCAGGCCACCTACCACATATGGCTCTTCTTCACCATAGTCCGACATCCCAATCGCACTGTCATCGGCGTGAACGCCCAGGTCAAGCACCGGTGGCTCAGAGCCATGATGACT GACCCGCTCGGGAACGGCACTCTGGCGGTGCAAACGCTGAGGAACGACATCATGGCATCCACCGCGCTGGCCACCACCGCCGTCACCCTCGCCTCCCTCATCAGCGTCTTCGTCAGCGCCACCACCAGCACCGCCACCTCTTCCCTCGTCTACGGCAACAAGTCCTCCGTGGTGCGCTCCATCAAGTACTTCGCCCTCTTGCTCTGCTTCATCCTCGCCTTCCTCTGCAACGTGCAGTCCGTCCGGTACCACACGCACGCCGGCTTCCTCATGAGCCAGCCGGTGGCAGGGCCCGTCTCGCCGGAGCACGCCGCGAGGAGCTTGGACCGAGGCAGCCTCTTCTGGTCTCTCGGCCTGAGGGCGTTCTACGTgtccttcaccctcttcctctGGGTTTTTGGGCCGATACCGATGCTGGCGAGCAGCGTGGTGATGTGCTGCCTGCTCTTCTTCTTGGACACCACCACGGAGCTTCCTCGGGCGTTTCATGTCTCCTCCTTCACTGTCGAAGAAGATGTCAAAGAGGAAGTGTAA
- the LOC135636325 gene encoding eukaryotic translation initiation factor 5-like, with amino-acid sequence MALQNIGASNSDDAFYRYKMPKMITKIEGRGNGIKTNIVNMVDIAKALARPASYTTKYFGCELGAQSKFDDKTGVSLVNGAHDTAKLAGLLENFIKKYVQCYGCGNPETEIIITKTQMLTLKCAACGFVSDVDMRDKLTTFILKNPPEQKKGAKEKKGMRRAEKERMKEGDTADEEQKKLKKEAKKKGVTSTKEVTSSKATAAKKKAGGGSDEDCSASPLGSRNVAANAAADDDDVQWQTDTSLEAAQQRIQEQLSSVTAEMVMLSTSESIPEKKTEKVNKGVTNGSVKHEEKNGAGQNAVLSNSYDTLLGKIRNNLNKGSTPSQLQTFLGSLTASRPEVMAALFEALFEGVGKGFSKEVGKKKKYIAAAVHGEDSQVLLLHAIEAYCGKCSPEAVKEVALVVKVLYDDDILEEETIIKWYEEGTAGGKNSQVFKNVKPFVEWLQSAESESDEE; translated from the coding sequence ATGGCTTTGCAGAATATCGGTGCTTCAAACAGCGATGATGCCTTTTATAGGTACAAGATGCCTAAGATGATAACAAAAATTGAAGGTCGTGGCAATGGCATCAAGACTAACATTGTGAACATGGTTGATATTGCTAAAGCACTGGCTAGGCCTGCTTCTTATACAACAAAATATTTTGGATGTGAGTTGGGGGCACAGTCTAAATTTGATGATAAGACAGGGGTTTCTTTGGTTAATGGGGCCCATGATACTGCTAAGCTTGCTGGTCTGCTTGAGAATTTTATTAAGAAGTATGTGCAATGCTATGGTTGTGGCAACCCTGAGACAGAGATTATTATCACCAAGACCCAGATGTTAACCCTAAAATGTGCAGCCTGTGGATTTGTGTCTGATGTTGATATGAGGGACAAGCTGACCACCTTTATTCTGAAGAACCCACCTGAGCAGAAGAAGGGAGCAAAGGAGAAGAAGGGAATGAGGAGGGCTGAAAAGGAGAGGATGAAAGAAGGCGACACTGCTGATGAGGAACAGAAGAAGCTGAAGAAGGAAGCAAAGAAGAAAGGAGTCACCTCTACCAAGGAAGTAACCTCTTCAAAGGCTACCGCTGCTAAGAAGAAAGCTGGAGGTGGCTCTGATGAGGATTGTTCAGCTTCCCCTCTTGGCAGTCGAAATGTTGCTGCCAATGCTGCTGCTGATGATGACGATGTCCAGTGGCAGACAGATACCTCATTGGAGGCAGCTCAACAGCGTATCCAGGAACAGCTGAGTTCTGTGACAGCTGAGATGGTAATGCTCTCAACCAGTGAGTCCATCCCAGAGAAGAAAACAGAAAAAGTAAACAAGGGAGTTACCAATGGCAGTGTGAAACACGAGGAGAAAAATGGTGCAGGCCAAAATGCTGTCCTATCCAACAGTTATGACACATTGCTAGGGAAGATCAGAAACAATTTGAACAAGGGATCTACCCCCAGCCAGCTGCAGACTTTTCTGGGTTCTCTGACTGCATCTCGTCCGGAGGTTATGGCTGCTCTCTTTGAAGCTCTCTTTGAGGGAGTGGGGAAAGGGTTTTCCAAGGAGGTTGGGAAGAAAAAGAAGTACATTGCTGCTGCTGTCCATGGTGAAGACTCCcaggtgcttctgctccatgctaTCGAAGCCTATTGTGGCAAGTGTAGCCCAGAAGCTGTgaaagaagttgcccttgttgtgAAAGTACTTTACGATGATGACATCCTGGAAGAAGAGACCATAATTAAGTGGTATGAAGAAGGTACTGCAGGTGGCAAGAACTCTCAGGTATTCAAAAATGTGAAGCCCTTTGTGGAGTGGCTTCAGAGTGCAGAGTCTGAATCCGATGAAGAGTGA
- the LOC135636921 gene encoding notchless protein homolog, which produces MEVSEEVREISSSNSAMCLLTDPEGEPLGAPLYLPQNAGPPQLQEIVNKLLKNGHKKSITGISWEPLHLQAPCCRLVSSSKDGDARIWDISLSKCVVCLSGHTLAVTCVKWGGDAMIYTSLWSKWVNVVDETLAGVIALA; this is translated from the exons ATGGAGGTTTCAGAAGAAGTGAGAGAAATAAGCAGTAGTAATAGCGCGATGTGCCTTTTGACTGACCCTGAAGGGGAGCCTCTTGGTGCTCCTCTCTATCTCCCACAGAATGCTGGACCACCACAGCTCCAGGAAATAGTCAACAAACTGCTGAAGAAT GGCCACAAGAAATCGATTACTGGTATTTCCTGGGAGCCTCTGCATTTGCAAGCTCCTTGTTGCCGTTTAGTTAGTTCCAGCAAGGATGGGGATGCACGTATTTGGGATATTTCTTTGAGCAAGTGTGTTGTTTGTCTCTCTGGTCACACTCTGGCTGTTACCTGTGTAAAGTGGGGTGGTGATGCCATGATATACACAAG CTTATGGAGTAAATGGGTGAACGTAGTGGACGAGACTCTTGCCGGAGTAATTGCATTAGCTTAA